The genome window GCGTTTCAGGCCGGGCAGGCTGAGGCGGATCGAGGTCTGCGGCACATCGAAGTCGATTGCCTTGCGAACGCCGGTTTGCGGCGTCACATCGCTGACCGGTGTGAGGTCCGCGCGCTCCGGCAGGTCGGCGAAGGTCGCGTCGAGGAGCGTTGCCAGACGCTCCGCGTCGATCGCGCCGACGACGGAGATCTTGAGCTCCTCGCGGGCCAGGAGCCGCCCGTGCAATGCCTTGAGGTCTTCCGGTGTCAGCGCGGTCACGGTTTCTTCCGTGCCGTCCGAGGTCCGTCCGTAGGGGTGGTCCGGATAGGCGGTCTCCGCCATCACCCGGCTGGCGATGGAATCGGGGTCTTTTTGCGCGCGCCGCAGTCCGGAGACGATCTGGCGCTGCATGCGTCCCACCGCTTCCGCATCGAAGCGCGGTTCGTTGACGGCGACGCGCAGCAGCTCGAAGGCTTCGTCGATGTTTGGCGTCAGCGTGCGCAGGGAGCCGTAGAAGGCGTCGCGCCCGGCATTGAAGCCGATCTTGACCGCCGTTTCCTCCAGCCGCTGCCGGTAGGCTTGGGATTCAAGCTCGCCCGCGCCCTCGTCCAGGGTCGCGGCCATAAGGTTCGCAAGCCCGCCCTTGCCGTCCGGATCCTGGGCCGACCCGCCCGCAAAAGCGAAGTTGACGGCAACGATCGGGACGGTGTGATCCTCCACCAGCCAGGCGGTCAGCCCCCCGGGCGTTTCAACGGTCTGGATCTCCACCGCACGCGCATCGGCGCTTGCAAGGGCGAGGGAGGCGATGAGGGCGAAAGTCGCGAGGCCGGCGCGCCAGCCCGCCTGCAGACGGGCGGAGCGGGCGGCTGCAGTTGAAATCCCCATGACGGGCATCTCCGTGTTGGTGAAAGGAAAGGGACGGCGGGCGCCGGCGGCTTCCTGCGGCCGGCGCCGCCCGATCACTGTTGTGCGTTTGCTCCAGCGTCCACGGACGGAGCACGCAGATAAGCGGTCACCGGGCGCGGCGCGAGATAGGTTTCGGCTGCCTTGCGCACGTCCTCGGGGGTGACGGCGCTGATCGCGCCAGGCCAGCCGCGCACCTCGTCGATGCTCGATCCGGTGGTCAGCGCCACACCGAACATGCGCGCAAGGCTCGACTGGCTGTCCTGGGCATAAAGCGCGGAAGACAGCAGGCCCGTCTTGGCCCGCTCCAGCTCCGCCTCGGTGACCCCGTCGGCGATCAGCGTGTCGATGACGGCACGCGTCGCCGCGCCGAGGTCTTCCAGCGAGGTTCCGTCGCTTGGCACGGCATAGACCATGAAGCGGCTGTCATCGAGGGTGCTCGACTGGTACCAGCCGCCCGCGGAGGAGGCGACGCCCTGGTCGATCACCAGCGACCGGTAGAGCCGGCTGGTGCTGCCCCCGCCGAGGATTTCGGAGAGAATGTCGAGCGCGGGCGCACTGTCTGCCTTGTCGGTGGTGTAGCTTGGAACGAGCCAGGCCTTGCGCAGGTTGGGCTGGTTCACGCGAGGGTCGGCAAGATCCACCTCGAGCGAGCCGGGCACCCGTTGGGCCGCGGGCCGTACCCTCTCTCCCGGATCTGCCCTTTGGGCCACCTTGCCATAGGTCTCCTCGGCCATGCGCCGCACCCCGTCCACGTCCACATCGCCGGCAACGATGAGGATGGCATTGTTGGGCGTGTAGAACCGGTCGTAGAATGCGATCGCATTGTCCTTGGACAGCGCGGAGATTTCGCTCGGCCAGCCGATCACCGGCGTGCCGTAGGGATGATTGACGTAAAGCACCGCGTCCAGCGTTTCGCCCAGCATTGCGCCGGGATCGTTGTCCACGCGCATGCGGCGTTCTTCCAGCACGACGTCGCGCTCGGGCGCAACCACCTCGTCCGTCAGGATGAGGTTTTCCATCCGGTCCGCCTCGAGCGCCATCATCTCGGGCAGATGTTCCTTGGCGACGCGCTGGAAATAGGCGGTGTAGTCGTTGGAGGTGAAGGCGTTTTCCTGTCCGCCGATGGCCGCGACGCGCTTGGAGAAGGCGCCGTCGGGGTTCTTCTCCGTGCCCTTGAACATCAGATGCTCGAGGAAATGTGCCACGCCGGACATGCCGGCCTCCTCGTCGGCGGCGCCGACCCTGTACCAGATCATGTGGGTCACGACCGGGGCCCGGCGATCCGGGATCACCACCACCTCCAGACCGTTGTCGAGGCGGAAGCTTTCAACGTCGCCGCCGATCTTGATATCGGCGAAGGAGGCCGCGTCGGCGGCTTCAAGGGTCGTTGATCCCGCCGGAAGGTCGGACGAGGCCCGGGCGGGCGCAGCGAGCGCAAGGGCGACAGCTGCGGCGAGAAAAACGCGCGGGAGGGCGGAAGCGGTCTGCGGCACGGCAATGCTCCGGAACTGGGTTGCGGTCTTGGCTCCACAGGATATAGGCGCTTGTCACGCAAAAGCCCGTGAACTTTTCGTAAGGTCGGCAGGCACGCGGGCGAGGACCCGAACCCGGCAGCACGCACGGCGCCGCGACCGCGGGCACGGCGGACGTGAGACCTGTCGAGAGCATGGGGATGCGTGCCGGTGTATGCAGGCACGCCCGCAGAACGGCGTGTTACTCGATCGTGCGTGCCGAGCGACCGTTCATGATCTGCTCGGTGGTGCTGATCTCCGGCGCGCGGTCCACCGTTTTCGGTGCCGCCATCGGAGCGTCGGCGGACGGCGTGGAATAGGCCGTCGGCGGTTCGATCAGATAGCGGCGGATCGGCACACCGTTGTCGTCGACCGGAATCGCCGACGTCTCGGCAACACCCACCCGCTGGTTGAGTTCGTTCGGCTTCATCTTGCCGCTTTCCAGCCGGTCCTCGTTCTGGCGCTCGGCCGCATAGTCACGACCGTCGCCTCCTGACACAAGCTGCTGGATGCCGCGCGACTGTCGCGCGTTGCTGCGGCCGTCGCCATCGAGGTCCGAACTGCCGCGCCCGTCGTTGCGGTAGACCTCCTGGATGCGTTTCAGACCCTGATCGTTCTGGGTCGGCCAGTTCGCCACCTGCTGGCTTTCCTCCGGCGGGGGAAGCGCGTCGAGCTTGCCCGGCATCGCGAGAGGCGCGCGCGGCGTGTATTCGATCTTCGCCTCCGACTTGGCGTCGACCGCCCCGAGCCCCTCCATCAGGCCTCGGATCATGGCCGTGTCGGGCGCCTCGTCCGCTTCCGTGCCGTCGTTGAACCCGTCCGATCCGGTCTGGCACGCCGCAAGCAGAAGTGCCGAGGCGCACACGGCAAGAACGCTGGCGCGGCTACGCAGGCGCTTGGGAGCGGAAACGGAGACTTTCTGGCGACGCGACACGGCGGCGATCCTTATACGGTTTCCGGCAGCAATCGCTTTCGGGAAAGCGGTTCGGCCGGGTCACTTGCATGCGAAAGGCGGCTCAAAGCGGACCGGCACCGGTCCCTTTGCGGCAGGTGCACTCAGACGGCCCAATACGGCATCATTAGGGCCGCTTTTGAAAACTGTCATACAGCAGGCCGGCCACGCCGGCAACGATCCACACGTCGGCGAGGTTGAACACGTACCAGGAGAAGCTGCCGACGTGGAAATGAAAGAAGTCTGCAACCGCCCCATAGACCACGCGATCGATGCCGTTGCCGATCGCGCCGGCCAGCACCAGTCCGAAGGAGATCGCCGGCAGCCGCCTGTCACCTTGCGCGCCCCAGACCCAGAACACCACCGAAATGACGAGCGTTACCGCAACCAGCACCCAACGGCCGACGGCGCCGTCCTGCTGGAACAGTCCGTAGGAGACGCCGTAGTTCCACACCATCACCAGATCGAGGAAAGGCGTGACGGCGACCCGGCCCCTTGCGGCGATCTCGTAGCCGTGGAGCATCCAGGCCTTGAAGCCCTGGTCGGCGGCAAGTCCGGCCAGCGTGATCGCCAGGATCAAGCCGCTCTTCGGTCCCCAGAGGCGCGATCGTGTCATGTCGGTTTCCGTATCCAGGTGGTGCGGTTGCGTGGTCCAGCGCGGTGAGGACCGCGCTCAGTCCGGCGGGCCGGTGCGGGTGGCGCGCGCGGCCATCTCGGCACGGCTTAGCCGGTGTTCGCGGTGGGCGATATAGATGCCGCTGCCGACGATCAGCGCAATCCCGACCCACGTCGGCCCGTCGGGAAAATCGCCGAACACCAGATACCCGAAGAGCGTGGCACTGACGATCTCCAGATAGTTGAAGGGGGCCAGCACCGAGGCCGGGGCGCCGGCGAAGGCCTTGACGATCAGTCCGTGCGCGAAGAAGGAAATCGCGCCGACAATTGCCAGAAGTCCCCAGGAGGGAAGGTCCGGCATCACCGGCGTGGCGTCCTCGATCCCGGCCATCGTTCCGCCGGCGGTCAGCGCACCGAGCAGGATTGCGCCGCCAAGTCCTGCGGAAAACTGCACGCTCAGCATGGAACCTTCGCCCGACAGGCGGCGGGTGATCACGAGATAGAGCGCGAACAGGAAGGCGGCGGCGAGCGGCAGCAGCGCGGTCGGCCCGAAGGCCGTGAAGCCCGGGCGGATGATGATCATCGCGCCGATCAGCCCGACGAAGACCGCGCTCCAGCGGCGCGGCCCGACGGATTCGCCCAGCAGAAGCGCGGACAGCACGGTCAGGATCATCGGTTCGACGAAGAAGATCGCAATGGCGTCGGCGACGGGCATGGTCTTCAAGGCGGTGAAGAAGCAGGCCGAAGCGCCGGACAGGAAAAAGCCGCGAAGCAGATGCGGCCACAGGCGCGGCGCCTTCAAGGCAGCGAGCCCTGGCCCGATCGCCGCGGTCAGGAATGCAAAGAGCATCTGGAAACCGAACCGGCCGAGCGTGATCTGAAGCGGCGGCAGGGCCCCGGTCAGGTATTTCGCCACCGTATCCATCAGCGGCACCATCAGCATCGCGAAGCTCATCAAGGCGATACCGCGCATCACGGTGATGCTGGGCGCGGGGATGGGAAGGGGCGCGCTCACCCGCTCGCCGCTTCGCCGGGGAGACCGTTCAGGGTGCTGTCGAGCGACCCGAGCGGGGTCAGGCTGGCGAGCGCGGCACGCGCTTCGGCACTGTCGCGATCCATCTGGGAAACCAGCGCGTCCGCGCTGTCGAAGCGAAGCTCCGGGCGGAGATAGCTGGCCAGCGTCACGCGCAGGGTCTTGCCGTAGAGGTCGCCGGAAAAGTCGAACAGAAACACTTCCAGCAGCGGTGCGCCATTGTCGAAGGTCGGGCGGCGGCCGAAGCTCGCCACGCCGTCGATCCAGCGCCCGTCGAGCAACACCCGGACGGCGTAGATCCCGTGAGCAAGCTGTGTTTCGGGAGCAAGGGCCAGATTTGCGGTCGGATAGCCAAGGTCGCGCCCGCGTTTCTCGCCGTGGCGCACCTCGGCCTCCACCGACCAGCGATAGCCCAGCAGCGCATTGGCGAGCGCGATGTCACCCTCCGCCAGCGCCGCTCGGATGCGGCTCGAGGACACCGCCGTGGCGCTTTCGTCGGTCTCCGCCGCCACGATGGTCACGCCGAAGCCGTCGACGACCCCTGCCTGGCTCAGGAATTCCGGCGTGCCGCGCCGGGCCCGTCCGAAATGGAAGTCATAGCCGGTCACCGCGTGAACGATCCCCAGACGTGCCTGAAGGATATCCGTGACGAAGGCTTCCGCCTCGATGCCGGCGAAGGCCCGGGTGAAGGGCACGGAGACGATCCCGTCGAGCCCCATCGCCGCGAGGATGCGTGCCTTTTGCGCCGGCGGGGTGAGACGAAAGACCGGCGTGTCGGGCTGAAAGACGCTACGCGGATGCGGCTCGAAGGTCAGTGCGTAGGCCGGAACGCCAGCATCCTGCGCATGCGACAGCGCGGTTTCCAGCACCCGGCGATGGCCGCGATGCACCCCGTCGAAATTTCCGATCGCGACGACACCGCCGCGCAGGCCGGCGGGGAAGGCGTCAAGCGCGTCGATGGCGACAAAGCGGGAAGGCGGGTGTTCGTTCATCTGGGTCGGGCCACTCACCGGCCGCGGTGGCCGGCCGAAACGGAAAGAAGGCCGGCGCGAGGCCGGCAGGCTCTGCCGGACATCCCCGCGAAATCGCAGTCTGCCCGGAGGTTTCGCGGACCCTGCCCATTCTCCCGGGAAACGTCAAGCGCGCGGGTCGTCGCTTTCGCTGTCGCCGCGGGCCGGCACCTTCACCATTGCCTCGCCTTCCAGAACCACCGTCTCGCCGACCGCGCATGTGCAGTCGAGCCGGGCGCGGTTTCCCTTTTCCATCAGTTCCGCGACGGTGACCGTCACCGTGACGTCGTCGCCGATTCGCACCGGCGCGCGAAAATTCAGCGTCTGGGAGAGATAGATCGCGCCCGGGCCGGGCAGCCGCGTCCCAAGAACCGCGGAAATCAGGCTTGCGGTGTAGAGGCCATGGGCGATGCGGGTGCGGAACGGGGTGCGGGCGGCGAAGTGTTCGGACAGGTGAATCGGGTTTCGGTCGCCGGACACTTCCGCAAAACCAATGACATCCGAGGAGCTCACTGTCTTGACGAGACTTTCGCTTTGCCCGACGGAAAGGTCCTCGAAATACAGTGTCTGTAGGGTAAGCATGGTGCGATCCTTTTCCTCCCTTTGGGTGAAATATTGGTGTTCTGCGAGGCTATGCGCTGGGGTGCGCGAGGGCAATTGAGCTTTTGAGGAAGACGGGACTGGCAAATTAACGGAGTTTTCAGCCCCCGGCGTCTAATGTCTAACAGCGTGGGGAGGCGGAGACATCAAATGTGTCGTCCTCCTGAAGACAACAAAGCATCAGACGCCCGTTCAACGGGTCGGGCAGATTGACAGTATGGAGTAAACAATGGCCCTTGATGTTCAGATGCCGGTCCTCGTGGTGGACGACTACAAAACCATGATCCGCATCATTCGAAACCTGCTCAAGCAGCTCGGTTTCGAGGATATCGACGACGCTGCCGACGGTACGGAAGCGCTGGAGAAGATGAAGCAGCGCCGCTATGGCCTGGTCATCTCCGACTGGAACATGGAACCGATGACCGGATATGAGCTGCTGAAGCAGGTCAGGGCCGACGCCGGTCTCTGCAAGACCCCCTTCATCATGGTCACCGCGGAATCCAAGACGGAGAACGTGATCGCCGCGAAGAAGGCGGGCGTGAACAACTACATCGTGAAACCGTTCAACGCGCAGACGTTGAAGGGCAAGATCGAGGCGGTGTTCGCCGAATAACCGGCTTCCGTCGACACCGACAGAGTTTTGTCTCCGGCAGCGGTGCTGCCGGTGAACAGGGAACGTGCGTGCTTGTGCGCACAGGGGATTTCCGCGCCACAGGCGCGGGGCAGGGAAACCTGTATCCGGTCCCGGCAAATGAGAAGGGGTGACATGGGCGCTCTCAGAAAAGAAGACGTTGCGGGCCTGATCACGTTCCTTGAGCAGAACAAGGATCGCGATGGCGATGTGACGCTGAACGACGTGATCGACCTGGCGGAGATGATGACCGGGTCGATGCACGAGTTCCTAGGCGCTGTGCAGCCGACGATCACTGCCGAACTGACGGCGATTGCGGGGGAGATTTCGCGGCTGAAGACCGAGATCCTGCAGCTTCGCCCCAACGACATGAAGGACAACCAGATCCCGGAAGCGGGACGCGAACTCGACGCCATCGTCGAGGCGACCGAATCCGCGACCGAAACGATCATGGAGTCGGCAGAGAAGATCATGGCGGCTGACGACGACATGGATCCGGCCGAATACCGCGCGTTCGTCAACGACAAGATGATCGAGATGTTCGAGGCCTGCGCGTTTCAGGACATCACCGGTCAGCGCATTTCCAAGGTGGTGAGTGCCCTGAACGCGATCGATCGCCGGGTCACCGGTTTCGTCGAGCGGCTTCGTATCACCGAAGGCGATGACGCGCCCGCCGAGGAAACCGACGAAGACCGGCGCAAACGCGACCTTATCCTGCACGGTCCCCAGCATGCTGGCGAGGGCGTGTCCCAGTCCGACGTCGACGACATGATGTCGCAAGGATCCCAGGACGAGATCGACAAGCTTTTCGGCTAGGCGCGCCCGATACGGTGCGCTCCGGAGTTTCCGGCACCCTTCAAGAGGTGCCGCATTGCCTGGCCAGCGCCCCCGCGAGTGGCCGGATACCTGAAAGCCGGTTCCCGAAAGGGGGCCGGCTTTTTCTCTTGCGCGGTCAGGTGTAGGTGCACCTACCAGACAAGCCCGGCGATCGCCGCACGGGCCCGAAGCCCTTCCTCTTCAAGCCGTTTGCGCACGAGGCTCTCCACAGGAGCGCCGGTGAGGCCGAAATCCGCGCCGTGAATCCCGCCGGTGATGAACAGCACGTCGATCTCGTTCGCCACCGCACCGCGGATGTCCGTCGGCAGCCCATCGCCGATCGCCAGGATATCCGCCTTGGCGACAGGCTCGCCGGCAAGCTCGGCGACGCGGGCAAGGGCCGCCTCGTAGATCGGCGCATGCGGTTTTCCCAGGATGATGACCCGGCCGCCGAGGTCCTCATAGAGCCGGGCGATCGCACCCGCGCACCAGATCAGCGTGTCGCCGCGTTCCACGACGATGTCGGGATTGGCGCACAAGAGCGGCAGGTCGCGTGCGATCATTCGCTCCAGAAGCGCGCGGTAGTCCTCCGGCGTTTCGCGCTCGTCGTCGACGAGCCCGGTGCACACCGCCTGGCCGGCGCCCGCTTCGTCGGTGAGCGTCAGGTCCAGGCCCTCAAACAGGCTGTGATCCCGCTCCGGGCCGATGTGCATCACCGGGACGTCGCCGTGCGCCTGAAGCTGGGCGCGGGTGACGTCGCCCGACGTCACCACGGCGTCGAAGGCATCGCGCGGCACGTAGAGGCGGGCGAGCTGTTCCAGGATCGGCGGAGAAGGGCGCGGCGCGTTGGTGATCAGCACGACCTTGCCGCCGGTCTCCGCCCGATAGCGCTGCAGCGCCTCGCAGGCCTTTGGAAACGCGGAAACGCCATTGTGCAGCACGCCCCACACATCGCAAAGCACGGCCTTGTATCCGGGTGCCAGGGCCGAGAGGCCTGGAACGAGAAGCGGATTGTGTGTGGACATGGCTCTCTCTTGGCTGCGGCGGGATCTTGCCGGGAGGGAAGTCTGATACTGTTGCAGGCGGAGAATCGCCCAACGACATGATGATCATGTGGCGGCGCGGGCGGACCATAGACGATCCGCCCCCGCGAAGGAAAGCGGTGCAGCCCGTGAAGGCCCGCACATGAGCTACGCGACGGCTCGCACAGGCGAGGAAAACCGGCAGGGAGCTGCAATGACGATCCGGCAGTTGAGCGACCATGCGATCAACCAGATCGCCGCCGGCGAGGTGATCGAGCGTCCCGCCAGTGTGGTCAAGGAACTGGTGGAAAACGCCATCGATGCCGGCGCGCGCCGGATTTCCGTGGCGACGGCCGCCGGCGGCAAGACGCTGATTCGGGTCGATGACGACGGATCCGGCATGCGCGGCGACGACCTTCCGCTCGCCATCGGCCGGCATTGCACGTCGAAACTCTCCGAGGACGATCTCTTCGATATCCGCTCGCTCGGCTTTCGCGGCGAGGCGCTGCCCTCCATCGGCGCGGTCGGGCGCCTCTCGCTCACCTCGCGCCACGCCGACGATCCGCATGGCTGGACCATTCCCGTTGAAGGTGGCGCGCGCGGGGAGATCCGCCCGGCCAGTCGTCCGTCCGGGACCCAGGTGGAGGTCCGGGACCTCTTTTTCGCAACGCCGGCGCGGCTGAAGTTTCTCAAGTCCGACCGGGCGGAGGCTTCCGCGATCACCGACGTCGTCAAGCGGCTGGCGCTGGCGCATCCGTCCGTGCGCTTCGAGCTGTCGGGCAGCGACCGCCAGACGCTCACCTATGCCTCGGCCACTGGCGAGACCGCGCTGCAGGCGCGCATGGCGCAGGTGATGGGCCAGGAGTTCGTCGACAACGCCTGCGAGATCGACGCGGAGCGCGAGGATGTCCGGCTCTACGGGCTTGCGGGACTTCCGACCTATCACCGCGCCAACACGCTGGCGCAGTTCTTTTTCGTCAACGGCCGGCCTGTGCGCGACAAGCTCTTGATGTCGGCGCTGCGCGGTGCCTATGCCGATGTGCTGGCGCGCGACCGCCATCCGGTGGTGGCGCTCTTCATCGAGGTCGACCCGCGACTGGTCGACGTCAACGTGCATCCGGCCAAGGCGGACGTGCGCTTTCGCGACGCCCAACTCGTGCGCGGGCTGGTGGTCGGCGCGCTGAAACAGGCCTTCGCGGCGGCGGGACACATGGCGTCCTCGCACAATGCCACGGCGGCGCTCGCCGCCTTTTCCGGCGGGGCGGGCGGTGGTGTGTCGGGGGCAGGCGGTGCCGCGGCGCGCGACTGGCGTGCGATGCCCGACAGACGGGGAACGACGGACTGGCGCACCTCCGCCTACCGCCCGCTGCAAGCGGACGCCGGCTTCGACGCGCCCGATCAGGCGGGCTTCGCGGCGGTCAGCCAGCCCTCTGCGGATGCGCGCGCGCATGAGGATGCGGCGCCGGAGGATCGCATGGCGCGTCCGCTCGGGGCCGCGCGTGCGCAGATCCACGAGACCTATGTGATCGCGCAGACCGAAACCGGGCTTGTCATCGTCGACCAGCATGCCGCGCACGAGCGTCTCGTCTACGAACGGCTGAAGAGCGCGCTGGCGGAACGCGGTGTTGCGCGGCAGGGGCTGCTGATTCCGGAAATCGTCGAACTGCCGGAGGAAGACGTCGCGCGCCTTGCGGAGCGGGCCGGGGAACTGGAGGCGGTCGGTCTGGTGCTGGAGGCCTTCGGTCCCGGCGCCATTGCCGTGCGGGAAACGCCGGCAATGCTTGGCCAGATCGACATTCGCGGCCTCGTTCGCGATCTTGCAGACGATCTTGCGGAATGGGACAAGGCGACGCGTGTGCGCGAGCGGCTCGATCATGTCGCCGCCACCATGGCCTGTCACGGCTCGGTGCGCGCGGGACGCCGGATGCGGCCGCAGGAAATGGACGCACTGCTGCGCGACATGGAGGCGACGCCGAACTCCGGCCAGTGCAACCATGGCCGCCCGACCTGGATCGAACTGAAGCTCGCCGATATCGAACGCCTGTTCGGGCGCAAATAGCGCAAGCGTGCAGGCTTTCGTCACGAAACGGTCGCTGTCCGCGTGGCAGGAAGCGCAGGGCGCCGGCTGACCGGCGCATCGCGGATCGGGATCCACACATGAGCCGGAGACTTGCCCCGATATTCGCTTGGAGCGCTGCGGTCGTCCTGATCGTGCTCGGCCTCCTCACGATCTGGCTGCCGATCCCGACCGGCGTGCCGCTGCTGGTGGGCGGCCTTGTCCTGATCCTTTCGACAAGCCGGCAGGCGATCCGCTGGCTGAGGGCGCGCCGGCGTCGCAATCTCGATTTCAACCGGCTGATGAGCGGGCTGGAAGACCGGGCCCCCGCGCCGATGGCCCAGGTGCTCAGGCGCAGCCGTCCGTCCGCCCGCCCTTCGGCCCATGTCTGAGCACTGCGCGGGGCGTCAGATGGTTTTCAGAAAAACAATCTGGCTGTCGCCGACGGTGCGGCGGTCGAGAACCTCGAACCCGTCCGGAATGGCGATCTCGGTGCGGGCGTCTTCTTCCAGGATGGCCAGCGCGCCGGGCGCAAGCCAGCCACCGGCCCGGGCCGAGGCAAGTGCTGCCTCGCCGAGCTCCTTGCGATAGGGCGGGTCGGCGAAAACCAGATCGAAGGGCGGGATGGTTCCGGCCGCACCGAGACGGGTGGCGTCGCGGCGAAAGATCTTGGTGGCGCCCGTCAGCCCGAGCGCTTCCACATTGGTGCGGATCGCGCCGCGCGCTGCCGTCGCCTCCTCGATGAAGGTGCAATGGCGCGCGCCCCGGCTCAGCGCTTCCAGCCCAAGCGCGCCGGACCCTGCAAACAGGTCGAGAACGCGCGTCTCGTCGAGCGCCTCGGGATGAGAATGCGCGAGCACGTTGAACATTGTCTCGCGCAGACGGTCGCTCGTCGGCCGCGTTTCGGACCCGCGCGGTGCCTCAAGGGGTTTGCCCCTGAAGCGCCCGGCAACGATCCTCACCGCCCGCCTCCGCCGCGCGGACCCTTGCCCCCGTCGCCGCGCGGACCCTTCGGGCCTGCGCCTTTCGGACCGGACCCGCGCGGACCTGCGCTACGGGGACCGCCTGCGCCCGGACCCGAACCACGCGAGCCGCCGGCGGGGCCTGAATGTCGCGGTCCCGAGGATCTTGGTCCTGAATTTCCGCGCCCGCCGCGTTCGCCGGCGTTCCGTCCGACTGTGTCACGTCCGCCCGCATCGCGTTCCCGCTTGCCGGGGCGCGGGGCGCTGTCGCGATCCGCGCCACTGCGCGGCGGTCTGTCGCGTGCCGGCCCGCCTCTCGACGGCCTGTCGCCATCGCGTTGCGGGCGATCCCGCTCGCCACGCGGGGCTGCGTCCCGTTCCCGACCGCCTGCACCACCGCGCGGCGCACCGCCACGCGAGGGGGCTCCGCGTGCCGGGGCGCCACGACCCGGACCACCACGCCCCGGCCCGCCACGACCCTGGCCGCCGTCCTCGGGCGGCGGCGCGCGGTCTTCCACCAGCGAGCCGTCCTCCTCCCAGATGCGGCGCTTGCGACCGAGCTTCGTTTCCTCCACCGGTCGCGGCTTCATGTCGGATGTGAAGCGGAAGCGCGAGCGCGGCGAGACATAGGCCGGTTTGTCTGCCTGTGCCTTGTCGGGCCGCTCGCCACGGCGGGCATCGCCACCGGCGGGTTTTCCGCGTGCCGGCTTGCCCTTGGTCGCCCGGGCCGTCGTCTCCGCCTTTCCCTCGCGGGCACTGAGGTAGCGACCTTCGCTTTGCCGGGGCGCGGGGCCGCGCGGCGCACGGGCCGGCTTGGCGGTCTCCTCGCCATCGGATGCGGTGAGGATCGGTGCCTCGAAATCGACACCGGCTTCGTCGGCCAGCCGGTCGCCCAACTGGTCGCGCAGCACCCGGCCGCGGATCTCGCGCACGTCGCCCTCGTCGAGATCGGCCAGCTGGAAGGGTCCGAAGGACACGCGGATCAACCGGTTCACGACCATACCAAGATGCTCGAGCACCTTCTTGATTTCGCGGTTCTTGCCTTCCCGGAGCGCGATTGTGAGCCAGACGTTGTCGCCCTGCGCCTTGTCGATCGTGGCCTCGATGGCACCGTAGAAGACGCCGTCGATGGCGATGCCGTCGGCCAGCGCGTCGAGCTTGTCCTGGGTGATGCGGCCATAGGCGCGCACCCGGTAACGGCGCAGCCAGCCGGTAGCGGGCAGCTCCAGCACCCGGCCAAGGCCGCCGTCGTTGGTCAGCAGCAGCAGGCCTTCGGTGTTGATGTCGAGCCGTCCGATGGTCAAAACGCGCGGCAGCGTCTTCGGCAGGCGGTCGAACACGGTCGGCCGGCCTTCCGGGTCGTGGTTCGTCGTCACCAGCCCGCGCGGCTTGTGATAGAGCCACAGCCGGGTGCGCTCGCGCTCCGGCATCGGCTCGCCATCGATCGTGATCTTGTCGCTGGCGGTGACGGTGACGGCGGGTGTCGTCAAGAGCTTGCCGTTGACCGCGACCCGGCCGTCCACGATCCAGCTTTCCGCCGTTCGGCGCGAGCACAGCCCGGCGCGCGCCATGACCTTGGCCACGC of Stappia sp. ES.058 contains these proteins:
- a CDS encoding pitrilysin family protein, which translates into the protein MGISTAAARSARLQAGWRAGLATFALIASLALASADARAVEIQTVETPGGLTAWLVEDHTVPIVAVNFAFAGGSAQDPDGKGGLANLMAATLDEGAGELESQAYRQRLEETAVKIGFNAGRDAFYGSLRTLTPNIDEAFELLRVAVNEPRFDAEAVGRMQRQIVSGLRRAQKDPDSIASRVMAETAYPDHPYGRTSDGTEETVTALTPEDLKALHGRLLAREELKISVVGAIDAERLATLLDATFADLPERADLTPVSDVTPQTGVRKAIDFDVPQTSIRLSLPGLKRDDPDFIPAYVMNHILGGGSFSSWLYEEVREKRGLAYSVGSYLVPYDHSGAFMAATGTRSDRAPETIAIIMAQMERMAKDGPSADELAKAKAFLTGSYALRFDTSDKIASQLLGIQMEELGLDYIDTRNAMIDAVTLEDIRRVARRLLANADPIVVTVGAGAS
- a CDS encoding pitrilysin family protein, translating into MPQTASALPRVFLAAAVALALAAPARASSDLPAGSTTLEAADAASFADIKIGGDVESFRLDNGLEVVVIPDRRAPVVTHMIWYRVGAADEEAGMSGVAHFLEHLMFKGTEKNPDGAFSKRVAAIGGQENAFTSNDYTAYFQRVAKEHLPEMMALEADRMENLILTDEVVAPERDVVLEERRMRVDNDPGAMLGETLDAVLYVNHPYGTPVIGWPSEISALSKDNAIAFYDRFYTPNNAILIVAGDVDVDGVRRMAEETYGKVAQRADPGERVRPAAQRVPGSLEVDLADPRVNQPNLRKAWLVPSYTTDKADSAPALDILSEILGGGSTSRLYRSLVIDQGVASSAGGWYQSSTLDDSRFMVYAVPSDGTSLEDLGAATRAVIDTLIADGVTEAELERAKTGLLSSALYAQDSQSSLARMFGVALTTGSSIDEVRGWPGAISAVTPEDVRKAAETYLAPRPVTAYLRAPSVDAGANAQQ
- the lspA gene encoding signal peptidase II, whose product is MTRSRLWGPKSGLILAITLAGLAADQGFKAWMLHGYEIAARGRVAVTPFLDLVMVWNYGVSYGLFQQDGAVGRWVLVAVTLVISVVFWVWGAQGDRRLPAISFGLVLAGAIGNGIDRVVYGAVADFFHFHVGSFSWYVFNLADVWIVAGVAGLLYDSFQKRP
- a CDS encoding DMT family transporter, producing the protein MSAPLPIPAPSITVMRGIALMSFAMLMVPLMDTVAKYLTGALPPLQITLGRFGFQMLFAFLTAAIGPGLAALKAPRLWPHLLRGFFLSGASACFFTALKTMPVADAIAIFFVEPMILTVLSALLLGESVGPRRWSAVFVGLIGAMIIIRPGFTAFGPTALLPLAAAFLFALYLVITRRLSGEGSMLSVQFSAGLGGAILLGALTAGGTMAGIEDATPVMPDLPSWGLLAIVGAISFFAHGLIVKAFAGAPASVLAPFNYLEIVSATLFGYLVFGDFPDGPTWVGIALIVGSGIYIAHREHRLSRAEMAARATRTGPPD
- a CDS encoding bifunctional riboflavin kinase/FAD synthetase encodes the protein MNEHPPSRFVAIDALDAFPAGLRGGVVAIGNFDGVHRGHRRVLETALSHAQDAGVPAYALTFEPHPRSVFQPDTPVFRLTPPAQKARILAAMGLDGIVSVPFTRAFAGIEAEAFVTDILQARLGIVHAVTGYDFHFGRARRGTPEFLSQAGVVDGFGVTIVAAETDESATAVSSSRIRAALAEGDIALANALLGYRWSVEAEVRHGEKRGRDLGYPTANLALAPETQLAHGIYAVRVLLDGRWIDGVASFGRRPTFDNGAPLLEVFLFDFSGDLYGKTLRVTLASYLRPELRFDSADALVSQMDRDSAEARAALASLTPLGSLDSTLNGLPGEAASG
- a CDS encoding MaoC family dehydratase, whose protein sequence is MLTLQTLYFEDLSVGQSESLVKTVSSSDVIGFAEVSGDRNPIHLSEHFAARTPFRTRIAHGLYTASLISAVLGTRLPGPGAIYLSQTLNFRAPVRIGDDVTVTVTVAELMEKGNRARLDCTCAVGETVVLEGEAMVKVPARGDSESDDPRA
- a CDS encoding response regulator; this translates as MALDVQMPVLVVDDYKTMIRIIRNLLKQLGFEDIDDAADGTEALEKMKQRRYGLVISDWNMEPMTGYELLKQVRADAGLCKTPFIMVTAESKTENVIAAKKAGVNNYIVKPFNAQTLKGKIEAVFAE